In Achromobacter spanius, the following proteins share a genomic window:
- a CDS encoding aldo/keto reductase has translation MKYRRLGTSNLRVSPLCLGTMMFGEQTPDDEAARIVASARDHGVNFIDTADVYNEGRSEEVVGKLLQRQRHDWVLASKIGNPVGKGPNQSHYSRQWLMRGVEQSLARMGTDFMDILYLHRDFHEENLEEALWALGDLIRAGKLRSFGLSNFRGWRIAEVMRLCEKMGVPQPVVCQPYYNMLNRGPEVEILPACKHYGLGVVPYSPIARGVLTGKYLPGQAPAADTRAGRGDRRMLATEFREESLQIAQQLVQHSAARGVLPGHFATAWVLANPIITGVIAGPRTLAQMDDYYAALDVTITPEDEAIVDGWVVPGHASSHGYNDPNYPFFGRPVASA, from the coding sequence ATGAAATACCGTCGACTGGGAACCAGCAATCTTCGCGTTTCGCCCTTGTGCCTGGGCACCATGATGTTTGGCGAGCAGACGCCGGATGACGAGGCCGCGCGCATCGTCGCGTCGGCGCGCGATCATGGCGTCAACTTCATCGATACGGCCGATGTCTACAACGAAGGCCGCTCGGAAGAAGTGGTGGGCAAGCTGCTGCAACGGCAGCGCCACGACTGGGTGTTGGCCAGCAAGATCGGCAACCCGGTCGGCAAGGGGCCGAACCAGTCGCATTACTCGCGCCAGTGGCTGATGCGCGGCGTGGAGCAAAGCCTGGCGCGCATGGGTACGGACTTCATGGACATCCTGTACCTGCACCGCGACTTTCACGAAGAGAATCTGGAAGAGGCGCTGTGGGCGCTGGGCGACCTGATCCGCGCGGGCAAGCTGCGCAGCTTTGGCTTGTCGAACTTCCGGGGATGGCGCATTGCCGAAGTGATGCGTCTTTGCGAAAAGATGGGCGTGCCGCAGCCGGTGGTTTGCCAGCCGTACTACAACATGCTGAACCGTGGTCCGGAAGTTGAAATCCTGCCGGCGTGCAAGCATTACGGCCTGGGCGTGGTGCCTTACAGCCCCATAGCGCGTGGCGTGCTCACGGGCAAGTATCTGCCGGGCCAGGCGCCCGCCGCCGATACCCGCGCCGGGCGCGGCGACCGCCGCATGCTGGCCACGGAATTCCGCGAAGAATCGCTACAGATTGCCCAGCAACTGGTGCAGCACAGCGCCGCGCGTGGTGTGCTGCCGGGCCATTTCGCGACCGCCTGGGTCTTGGCCAACCCGATCATCACCGGCGTGATCGCCGGCCCGCGCACGCTGGCGCAAATGGACGACTACTACGCGGCGCTGGACGTCACCATCACGCCCGAAGACGAAGCCATCGTGGATGGCTGGGTCGTGCCCGGGCACGCCTCCAGCCACGGCTACAACGACCCGAACTACCCGTTCTTCGGTCGCCCCGTCGCCAGCGCCTGA
- a CDS encoding serine hydrolase domain-containing protein translates to MNTLMQQAIEFANEHESTWDRSVKGNFGVHLNDPPPWNRLLGPIHDRGPVSGVVVVDGKTVASWGEPERADLTFSVAKLYLAILAGVAHDRGLLPDVDEPVGKRVPGIGFDEGQNADITWRHLLQQTSEWEGERFGVSDQADRYRAVTFGVPPDGKKGDARPLQRPGTYWEYNDVRINQLSYALLHLFRKPLPDVFREAVTRPIGASEDWQWVGYDTAWVEIDGQRMPSVPGGSHWGGGMSISARDQALIGQMLLNDGQAANGKQILSREWIQAMRTPCEIAPYYGYLIWLNHEGRVFPSVPASSFFGVGAGSSFTWVEPERKMVVIVRWLNSAHADALFGKILAAVDAGEAA, encoded by the coding sequence ATGAACACGCTTATGCAGCAGGCGATTGAATTCGCCAATGAACACGAATCCACCTGGGACCGCAGCGTCAAGGGCAACTTTGGCGTGCACCTGAACGACCCGCCGCCGTGGAACCGCCTGCTGGGTCCCATTCACGATCGTGGCCCGGTGTCGGGCGTGGTGGTGGTGGACGGCAAGACGGTGGCGTCCTGGGGCGAACCCGAGCGCGCCGATCTGACCTTCAGCGTGGCCAAGCTGTACCTGGCGATTCTGGCCGGCGTGGCGCATGACCGTGGCCTGTTGCCAGACGTGGACGAACCCGTGGGCAAGCGCGTGCCGGGCATCGGCTTTGACGAAGGCCAGAACGCCGACATCACCTGGCGCCATCTGTTGCAGCAGACAAGCGAATGGGAAGGCGAACGCTTTGGCGTGTCGGACCAGGCGGACCGCTATCGCGCGGTGACCTTCGGCGTGCCGCCGGACGGCAAGAAGGGCGATGCGCGGCCCTTGCAGCGTCCGGGCACGTATTGGGAATACAACGACGTCCGCATCAACCAGTTGTCGTATGCCTTGTTGCACCTGTTCCGCAAACCCTTGCCCGACGTCTTCCGCGAAGCCGTCACGCGCCCCATCGGCGCTAGTGAAGATTGGCAATGGGTAGGCTACGACACCGCCTGGGTCGAGATCGACGGCCAGCGCATGCCGTCGGTGCCGGGCGGTTCGCACTGGGGCGGCGGCATGTCCATCAGCGCGCGCGACCAGGCGCTGATCGGTCAGATGCTGTTGAATGACGGCCAGGCCGCGAATGGGAAACAGATTTTGTCGCGTGAATGGATCCAGGCGATGCGCACGCCTTGCGAGATTGCGCCGTACTACGGTTATCTGATCTGGCTTAATCACGAAGGCCGCGTGTTTCCCAGCGTGCCGGCTTCGAGCTTCTTCGGGGTGGGCGCGGGTAGTTCGTTCACGTGGGTGGAGCCGGAGCGAAAAATGGTTGTGATCGTGCGTTGGCTGAATTCGGCGCACGCTGATGCGCTGTTTGGGAAAATTTTGGCGGCGGTGGATGCGGGCGAGGCTGCTTGA
- a CDS encoding pyridoxal-phosphate-dependent aminotransferase family protein yields the protein MLTLNTHLSGRHFLQIPGPTNVPDRVLRAIDQPTIDHRGPEFGALGLAVLEGAKQVFQTQSPVVIFPSSGTGAWEAALVNTLSPGDRVLMVETGHFASLWKKLAGRLGLEVEYVEGDWRHPVDAAVIGARLAEDTQHRIKAVCVVHNETSTGVTSNIAAVRAAIDRAAHPALLMVDTISSLGSIDYRHDEWGVDVTVAGSQKGLMLPPGLAFNAVSARALAAADSARLPRSYWDWGEMLTANAKGYFPYTPSTNLLYGLHEALAMLQAEGLPAVFARHERHARATRLAVAGWGLELLSLDPAAHSPALTAVMMPEGHSADALRKLILERFDMSLGQGLGKLSDRIFRIGHLGHFNDLTLCGTLAGVEMGLAAAGVPHRSGGVQAAMEFLARSPEGATAV from the coding sequence ATGCTTACCCTGAACACCCATCTGTCCGGCCGGCACTTCTTGCAGATTCCGGGGCCAACCAATGTGCCCGACCGCGTCTTGCGCGCCATTGATCAACCCACCATCGACCATCGCGGACCCGAGTTCGGCGCGCTGGGCCTCGCCGTGCTGGAAGGCGCAAAGCAGGTCTTCCAGACGCAATCGCCCGTGGTGATTTTTCCGTCGTCGGGCACCGGCGCCTGGGAAGCGGCGTTGGTCAATACGCTGTCGCCCGGCGACCGCGTGCTGATGGTGGAAACCGGCCACTTCGCCAGCCTGTGGAAGAAGCTGGCGGGGCGCTTGGGGCTGGAAGTGGAATACGTGGAAGGCGACTGGCGCCATCCCGTTGATGCCGCCGTGATCGGCGCGCGCCTGGCCGAAGACACGCAGCACCGGATCAAGGCGGTGTGTGTCGTGCATAACGAAACGTCCACGGGAGTCACCAGCAACATCGCCGCCGTGCGTGCCGCGATCGACCGCGCCGCGCACCCCGCGCTGCTGATGGTGGACACGATTTCTTCCTTGGGTTCGATTGATTACCGCCACGACGAATGGGGCGTGGACGTCACCGTGGCCGGCTCGCAAAAGGGCTTGATGCTGCCGCCGGGCCTGGCGTTCAACGCCGTCAGCGCGCGTGCGCTGGCCGCCGCCGACTCTGCGCGCCTGCCGCGTTCGTATTGGGACTGGGGCGAAATGCTGACCGCCAACGCCAAGGGCTATTTTCCGTATACGCCGTCCACCAATCTGCTGTACGGCCTGCACGAAGCGCTGGCCATGTTGCAAGCCGAAGGCTTGCCCGCTGTGTTCGCGCGCCACGAACGCCACGCGCGCGCCACGCGGCTGGCCGTGGCGGGTTGGGGGCTGGAATTGTTGAGCCTGGATCCGGCCGCCCACAGCCCCGCGCTGACCGCGGTGATGATGCCCGAGGGCCATAGCGCCGACGCGCTGCGCAAGCTGATTCTGGAACGCTTCGATATGTCGTTGGGGCAGGGCTTGGGCAAGCTTTCCGACCGCATTTTCCGCATCGGCCATCTGGGCCACTTCAACGACCTGACGCTGTGCGGCACGCTGGCCGGCGTCGAAATGGGATTGGCAGCCGCGGGCGTGCCGCATCGTTCCGGCGGTGTGCAGGCGGCAATGGAATTTCTGGCGCGCTCGCCCGAGGGCGCAACGGCGGTCTGA
- a CDS encoding GntR family transcriptional regulator, with protein sequence MSSNPSLMPGLARSARADSTTPDALPDAAAPAAPRAAGNGRTLPGAVAGALRERIIQGEFPPGSRLNERALCDLLGVSRTPMREAFRVLAAEGLVQIEPNRGAQVVALSEANIREAFEVIGGLEAMSCRLACERATDLEIAEIRALTYEMMASHARHDLPTYFHTNREIHERISLASHNSLLKQLYDAQNARIQNLRFVSNENRQKWDLAMREHIQMAEALDARDADRLAGIMRQHLQRKCEAALKSLNPDAAPPPAQSSNSG encoded by the coding sequence ATGAGCAGCAATCCTAGCCTGATGCCGGGTTTGGCCAGGTCGGCACGCGCCGATTCCACCACGCCCGACGCGTTGCCAGACGCCGCCGCGCCTGCCGCGCCACGTGCCGCCGGCAACGGCCGCACGCTGCCCGGCGCGGTTGCTGGCGCGCTGCGTGAACGCATCATCCAAGGTGAATTCCCCCCCGGCTCCCGCTTGAACGAACGCGCCTTGTGCGATCTCTTGGGCGTATCTCGCACTCCGATGCGCGAAGCCTTCCGCGTATTGGCGGCCGAAGGCCTGGTGCAGATCGAACCCAACCGCGGCGCGCAAGTGGTGGCGCTGTCTGAAGCGAACATCCGCGAGGCCTTCGAAGTCATCGGCGGCCTGGAAGCCATGTCTTGCCGGCTGGCGTGTGAACGCGCCACCGACCTTGAAATTGCCGAGATCCGCGCGCTGACCTACGAGATGATGGCCAGCCACGCGCGCCACGACCTGCCCACCTACTTCCACACGAACCGCGAGATCCACGAACGCATCAGCCTGGCTTCGCACAACAGCCTGCTCAAGCAGTTGTACGACGCGCAAAACGCGCGCATCCAGAACCTGCGTTTCGTGTCGAACGAGAACCGGCAGAAGTGGGACCTGGCCATGCGGGAACACATCCAGATGGCCGAGGCCCTGGACGCGCGCGACGCGGACCGGCTGGCGGGCATCATGCGGCAGCACTTGCAGCGCAAGTGCGAGGCCGCGCTGAAAAGCCTGAACCCCGATGCGGCGCCCCCGCCCGCGCAATCGTCCAACTCTGGTTGA
- a CDS encoding ABC transporter substrate-binding protein, with protein MADSRFTPQHLISVPALRARRITPMRAVAAAILACATLAAQPALAGKKDDTLRMAYDQAPESVDPYFNNVRIGVIIAANVWDTLLYHDPVSNEYRGQLAKSWKQIDDKTMEFELRQGVKFHNGEEFDADSVVYTLNYVADPKNKAVTQQNVSWIDKVEKIDKYKVRLTTKEPFPAAKEYLSTTVAIHPAKYYKEVGPQGMNAKPVGSGPYKVVDYQPGKSITLERNTEYFKDSPKAQPKIGKVVIRFIPDRQTQMAEVISGGEDLIMSVPKDQAEQLGQMPNLQMVTGNTMRIVFMQMNIKEGTPAPQLKDERVRKAIIHAIDRESMLKNIVGEGGGLINTICTPSQVGCTQDGAPTYKYDPALSKKLLAEAGYPDGFDIDIVAYRERNQTEAIINYLRAVGIRAKLNFLQYAAMRDMIRANKASLTHQTWGSNLVNDVSASTPVYFAFGNDDITRDPKVRDLLNKGDHTIEAKPRKAAYKEALDLIAEKAYAVPLWTLPAYYVATKDVNFKPYSDELVRFWDMSWK; from the coding sequence ATGGCTGATAGTCGCTTCACACCGCAGCACCTCATCTCCGTACCCGCTTTGCGCGCCCGCCGCATCACCCCCATGCGCGCCGTTGCCGCCGCCATCCTGGCCTGCGCCACGCTTGCCGCCCAGCCCGCGCTGGCCGGCAAGAAGGACGACACCTTGCGCATGGCGTATGACCAGGCGCCGGAAAGCGTGGACCCCTACTTCAACAACGTGCGGATCGGCGTCATCATTGCCGCCAACGTCTGGGATACGCTGCTCTACCACGATCCCGTCTCCAATGAATATCGGGGGCAACTGGCCAAGAGCTGGAAGCAGATCGATGACAAGACGATGGAATTCGAGCTGCGCCAAGGCGTGAAATTCCACAACGGCGAAGAGTTCGATGCGGACTCCGTCGTGTACACGCTGAACTATGTGGCCGACCCGAAGAACAAGGCCGTTACGCAGCAGAATGTGTCGTGGATCGACAAGGTCGAAAAAATCGACAAGTACAAGGTGCGCCTGACCACCAAGGAGCCCTTCCCCGCCGCCAAGGAATACCTGTCCACCACCGTGGCCATCCACCCGGCCAAGTACTACAAGGAAGTCGGCCCCCAGGGCATGAACGCCAAGCCGGTGGGCTCTGGCCCGTACAAGGTGGTGGACTATCAGCCGGGCAAGTCCATCACGCTGGAACGCAACACCGAGTACTTCAAGGATTCGCCCAAGGCGCAGCCGAAGATCGGCAAGGTCGTCATCCGCTTCATTCCTGACCGCCAGACGCAGATGGCTGAAGTCATCTCGGGCGGTGAAGACCTGATCATGAGCGTGCCCAAGGACCAGGCCGAACAGCTGGGCCAGATGCCGAACCTGCAGATGGTCACCGGCAACACCATGCGCATCGTGTTCATGCAGATGAACATCAAGGAAGGCACGCCCGCGCCGCAACTGAAAGACGAGCGCGTGCGCAAGGCCATCATCCACGCGATTGACCGCGAATCCATGCTGAAGAACATCGTGGGCGAAGGCGGCGGGCTCATCAACACCATCTGCACGCCCTCGCAAGTGGGTTGCACACAAGATGGCGCGCCCACCTACAAGTACGACCCGGCGCTGTCCAAGAAGCTGCTGGCCGAAGCGGGCTACCCCGACGGTTTCGACATCGACATCGTGGCCTACCGCGAGCGCAACCAGACCGAAGCCATCATCAACTACCTGCGCGCCGTGGGCATCCGTGCCAAGCTGAACTTTTTGCAGTACGCCGCCATGCGCGACATGATCCGCGCCAACAAGGCGTCGCTGACGCACCAGACCTGGGGCTCCAACCTGGTGAACGATGTGTCGGCGTCCACGCCCGTGTACTTCGCCTTCGGCAACGACGACATCACCCGCGACCCCAAGGTGCGCGACCTGCTCAACAAGGGTGACCACACCATCGAGGCCAAACCGCGCAAAGCCGCCTACAAGGAAGCGCTGGATTTGATTGCGGAGAAGGCGTACGCGGTGCCGCTGTGGACGCTGCCCGCCTACTACGTTGCCACCAAGGACGTGAACTTCAAGCCCTATTCGGATGAACTCGTCCGCTTCTGGGACATGAGCTGGAAGTAA